In one window of Drosophila mauritiana strain mau12 chromosome X, ASM438214v1, whole genome shotgun sequence DNA:
- the LOC117147092 gene encoding protein swallow yields the protein MSLQDESFPTDELFDQLNNLSSGGARNTWFAEHHKPAAFERNTAPFLDICYADPEFDADGDVANKSAKTCVSDPVGRDQEDEDDYDEDVDGDDHKLGGEEAPLGSGRSSKAVSYQDIHSAYTKRRFQHVTSKVGQYIAEIQAQDQKRRNVAFAGFQRVNSMPESLTPTLQQAYVHDGDFKVDKNCQSQLNSNCNSNSNNSSSSFDRLLAENESLQQEIKSLRGEAKRLQGFNVYVQERLDRKTDDFVKMKCNFETLRTELSECQQKLRRQQGNSQQHFMYHIRSGTSAKATQTDFLVNAIPASGNVLVTPHPLGDLTYNSSKGSVELALLSVAPSARVAQNPGQVQRAIHPQSLDFSSVSTEADGSGSGEHRVNTSSRALVRRTPAPNNSETSQPSSNDSAIEVEAHEEEPPSSRRQWVSQEERILPRQWGQHDGMYYFDKRNNRVIEVMGFNISQGRNQSQDTIHNQSINDSQTRLLVRSMSMSHLETHDHFRSKRTTLGSRMLRFLGPCVRCRNGDPLNRSNATYMDGLPAMPEEEFVDQRNQR from the exons ATGAGTCTGCAGGACGAGAGTTTTCCGACGGACGAGCTGTTTGACCAGCTGAACAATTTGAGTAGCGGTGGCGCCAGGAATACCTGGTTCGCGGAGCACCATAAGCCCGCAGCCTTCGAGCGGAATACGGCGCCATTTTTGGATATCTGCTACGCGGATCCGGAGTTTGATGCGGATGGTGATGTGGCCAACAAGAGCGCCAAGACATGCGTAAGCGATCCCGTGGGTCGCGATCAGGAGGATGAGGACGACTATGATGAGGATGTCGATG GTGATGATCATAAACTGGGTGGCGAGGAGGCTCCATTGGGCAGCGGGCGCTCCAGCAAGGCGGTCTCTTACCAGGACATCCACTCGGCCTACACGAAGCGCCGCTTCCAGCACGTGACCAGCAAGGTGGGCCAGTACATAGCGGAGATCCAGGCGCAGGACCAAAAGAGACGCAATGTGGCGTTCGCCGGATTCCAACGGGTCAACTCCATGCCAGAAAGTCTAACGCCCACATTGCAGCAGGCGTATGTCCATGATGGTGACTTCAAGGTGGACAAGAACTGCCAGTCGCAATTGAACTCGAACTGCAATTCCAATTCAAACAACTCCAGCAGCAGCTTTGACCGATTGCTGGCCGAGAACGAGAGCCTGCAGCAGGAGATCAAGTCATTGAGAGGAGAGGCGAAGCGTCTGCAGGGCTTCAACGTGTATGTTCAGGAAAGACTGGACAGAAAGACAGATGATTTTGTGAAGATGAAGTGCAATTTCGAGACCCTGCGCACAGAGCTAAGCGAATGCCAGCAGAAGCTGAGACGCCAGCAGGGCAACTCACAGCAGCACTTCATGTACCACATTCGATCGGGGACCAGTGCCAAGGCCACCCAAACGGATTTCCTGGTGAACGCCATACCCGCGTCCGGAAACGTCCTGGTCACACCCCATCCTCTGGGCGACCTGACCTACAACAGCAGCAAAGGATCCGTCGAGTTGGCACTGCTCAGCGTGGCGCCTTCTGCCCGAGTGGCCCAGAATCCCGGCCAGGTCCAACGCGCGATTCACCCACAATCTTTGGACTTTAGTAGCGTTAGCACCGAAGCTGATGGCAGCGGTAGTG GCGAACATCGTGTGAACACCTCATCCAGGGCCTTGGTCAGAAGAACCCCGGCGCCGAACAACTCGGAAACCAGCCAGCCGAGCAGCAACGACTCGGCCATCGAGGTGGAGGCGCACGAGGAGGAGCCGCCCAGCTCCAGGCGGCAGTGGGTATCGCAGGAGGAGCGCATCTTGCCCAGGCAATGGGGCCAGCACGATGGCATGTACTACTTTGACAAGCGCAACAACCGAGTCATCGAGGTGATGGGCTTCAATATCAGTCAGGGACGCAATCAGAGCCAAGACACCATTCATAATCAGAGCATCAATGATAGTCAGACGCGTCTGCTGGTCCGCTCGATGTCGATGTCGCACTTGGAAACGCATGACCATTTTAGGAGTAAAAGAACGACACTGGGCAGCCGGATGCTACGATTCCTGGGGCCCTGCGTTCGCTGCCGTAATGGAGATCCATTGAACCGCAGCAATGCCACATACATGGATGGTTTGCCTGCGATGCCCGAGGAGGAGTTCGTTGACCAAAGGAACCAGCGCTAG
- the LOC117146887 gene encoding transmembrane GTPase Marf isoform X2 has protein sequence MAAYLNRTISLVTGQTGPADDDRHASSTDTVDKSGPGSPLSRLNSSLQPSGSTLAANLLPESRLYQSNDKSPLQIFVRAKKKINDIYGEIEEYVHETTTFINALHAEAEIVDKAERELFESYVYKVAAIREVLQRDHMKVAFFGRTSNGKSSVINAMLREKILPSGIGHTTNCFCQVEGSNGGEAYLMTEGSEEKLNVVNIKQLANALCQEKLCESSLVRIFWPRERCSLLRDDVVFVDSPGVDVSANLDDWIDNHCLNADVFVLVLNAESTMTRAEKQFFHTVSQKLSKPNIFILNNRWDASANEPECQESVKSQHTERCIDFLTKELKVSNEKEAAERVFFVSARETLQARIEEAKGNPPHMGAIAEGFQIRYFEFQDFERKFEECISQSAVKTKFQQHSSRGKSVSGDMKSMLDNIYERITIFRNLKQDQKNLLTERIQGTETQMMQVTREMKMKIHNMVEEVEEKVSKALNEEIWRLGVLIDEFNMPFHPERLVLNIYKKELNAHVESGLGSNLRARLSMALAMNVESAQTEMTDRMHALVPNEQLLATSTKMVVRTQPFEMLYSLNCQNLCADFQEDLEFKFSWGITAMIQRFTGKVRERSKKGQPALVNRQSSIGHSVSTPTTTPVEATPVCLLPAPVVAGITPEQLSLISRFAVSSIGSQGTVGGLVVAGIMLKTIGWRVLVGVGALYGCIYLYERLSWTNSAKERTFKSQYVRHATKKLKMIVDLTSANCSHQVQQELSSTFARLCRTVDTATTDMNDELKTLDSQLNILEANQKQLKLLRNKANYIQNELDIFEHNYISPQ, from the exons ATGGCGGCCTACTTGAACCGCACCATCTCGCTGGTGACCGGGCAAACGGGCCCCGCCGACGACGACCGTCACGCCTCCTCCACGGACACGGTGGACAAATCCGGACCCGGTTCCCCGCTATCCCGGCTCAACTCATCGCTGCAACCATCCGGCTCCACACTGGCCGCCAATCTGCTACCGGAATCGCGGCTCTATCAATCCAACGACAAATCACCGCTCCAGATCTTTGTGCGCGCCAAGAAGAAGATCAACGATATCTACGGCGAGATCGAGGAGTATGTCCATGAGACGACCACCTTCATCAACG CCCTGCACGCGGAGGCGGAGATCGTGGACAAGGCGGAACGGGAGCTGTTCGAGAGCTATGTGTACAAGGTGGCGGCCATTCGCGAGGTACTGCAGCGGGATCACATGAAGGTGGCCTTCTTCGGACGCACCTCAAACGGCAAGAGCTCGGTGATCAATGCCATGTTGCGCGAGAAGATCCTGCCCAGCGGCATTGGGCACACCACGAATTGCTTCTGCCAAGTGGAGGGCAGCAATGGCGGCGAGGCGTATCTCATGACAGAGGGCTCCGAGGAGAAGCTCAATGTGGTG AACATCAAACAACTGGCGAATGCCTTGTGCCAGGAGAAGCTCTGCGAGAGCAGTCTGGTGCGCATCTTTTGGCCGAGGGAACGCTGCAGCCTGCTGCGCGACGATGTCGTCTTTGTGGACTCACCTGGCGTGGATGTGTCGGCCAATTTGGACGACTGGATCGATAACCATTGCCTGAACGCCGATGTGTTTGTGCTGGTCCTGAATGCCGAGTCAACGATGACGCGTGCGGAGAAGCAGTTCTTTCACACCGTCTCCCAGAAGCTGAGCAAGCCGAACATCTTCATCCTGAACAATCGCTGGGATGCGTCGGCCAACGAGCCGGAGTGCCAGGAATCG GTCAAGTCTCAGCACACGGAACGCTGCATCGACTTCCtcaccaaggagctgaaggtGAGCAACGAGAAGGAGGCGGCCGAAAGGGTATTCTTCGTTTCCGCCAGGGAAACGCTGCAGGCGCGCATCGAGGAGGCGAAGGGCAATCCGCCGCACATGGGCGCCATTGCCGAGGGCTTTCAGATACGCTACTTCGAGTTCCAGGACTTCGAGCGCAAGTTCGAGGAGTGCATCTCGCAGAGTGCGGTGAAAACCAAGTTCCAGCAGCACAGTTCGCGCGGCAAGAGTGTTTCGGGGGACATGAAATCAATGTTGGACAACATTTACGAGCGGATCACCATATTCCGCAATCTGAAGCAGGACCAGAAGAACCTGCTCACCGAACGCATCCAGGGCACAGAGACGCAGATGATGCAGGTCACGCGCGAAATGAAGATGAAGATCCACAACATGGTGGAGGAGGTGGAAGAGAAGGTGTCGAAGGCGCTAAACGAGGAGATCTGGCGCCTGGGCGTGCTCATTGACGAGTTCAACATGCCCTTCCATCCGGAGCGTCTGGTCCTGAACATCTACAAGAAGGAATTGAATGCCCATGTGGAGAGCGGCCTGGGCAGCAACCTGCGCGCCCGCCTATCCATGGCCCTGGCCATGAACGTCGAGTCCGCCCAGACGGAGATGACCGATCGCATGCACGCCCTGGTGCCCAACGAGCAGCTCCTGGCCACCAGCACCAAGATGGTGGTGCGCACGCAGCCCTTCGAGATGCTCTACTCACTGAATTGCCAGAACCTCTGCGCCGACTTCCAGGAGGATCTGGAGTTCAAGTTCAGCTGGGGCATTACGGCGATGATCCAGCGCTTCACCGGCAAGGTGCGCGAGCGCAGCAAGAAGGGCCAGCCGGCACTGGTCAATCGACAGAGCAGTATTGGA CACAGCGTATCGACGCCGACCACCACGCCCGTGGAAGCCACTCCTGTGTGCCTGCTGCCCGCTCCCGTTGTGGCTGGCATTACGCCCGAGCAGCTGTCGCTGATCTCTCGCTTTGCGGTGTCCTCCATTGGATCGCAGGGCACCGTTGGTGGCCTCGTCGTCGCCGGCATC ATGCTGAAAACCATCGGCTGGCGCGTCCTGGTGGGCGTGGGCGCCCTCTACGGCTGCATCTACCTGTACGAGCGCCTCTCGTGGACAAATTCCGCCAAGGAGCGCACATTCAAGTCGCAGTACGTGCGCCATGCCACCAAGAAGCTCAAGATGATCGTCGACCTCACCTCGGCCAACTGCAGCCACCAAGTGCAGCA GGAATTGTCGAGCACCTTTGCCCGTTTGTGCCGCACCGTTGACACCGCCACCACGGACATGAACGATGAGCTCAAGACGCTGGACTCGCAGCTGAACATCCTGGAGGCGAACCAGAAGCAATTGAAGCTGCTCCGCAACAAGGCCAACTACATACAGAACGAGCTGGACATCTTCGAGCACAACTATATATCGCCGCAGTAG
- the LOC117146887 gene encoding transmembrane GTPase Marf isoform X1: protein MAAYLNRTISLVTGQTGPADDDRHASSTDTVDKSGPGSPLSRLNSSLQPSGSTLAANLLPESRLYQSNDKSPLQIFVRAKKKINDIYGEIEEYVHETTTFINALHAEAEIVDKAERELFESYVYKVAAIREVLQRDHMKVAFFGRTSNGKSSVINAMLREKILPSGIGHTTNCFCQVEGSNGGEAYLMTEGSEEKLNVVNIKQLANALCQEKLCESSLVRIFWPRERCSLLRDDVVFVDSPGVDVSANLDDWIDNHCLNADVFVLVLNAESTMTRAEKQFFHTVSQKLSKPNIFILNNRWDASANEPECQESELAKVKSQHTERCIDFLTKELKVSNEKEAAERVFFVSARETLQARIEEAKGNPPHMGAIAEGFQIRYFEFQDFERKFEECISQSAVKTKFQQHSSRGKSVSGDMKSMLDNIYERITIFRNLKQDQKNLLTERIQGTETQMMQVTREMKMKIHNMVEEVEEKVSKALNEEIWRLGVLIDEFNMPFHPERLVLNIYKKELNAHVESGLGSNLRARLSMALAMNVESAQTEMTDRMHALVPNEQLLATSTKMVVRTQPFEMLYSLNCQNLCADFQEDLEFKFSWGITAMIQRFTGKVRERSKKGQPALVNRQSSIGHSVSTPTTTPVEATPVCLLPAPVVAGITPEQLSLISRFAVSSIGSQGTVGGLVVAGIMLKTIGWRVLVGVGALYGCIYLYERLSWTNSAKERTFKSQYVRHATKKLKMIVDLTSANCSHQVQQELSSTFARLCRTVDTATTDMNDELKTLDSQLNILEANQKQLKLLRNKANYIQNELDIFEHNYISPQ, encoded by the exons ATGGCGGCCTACTTGAACCGCACCATCTCGCTGGTGACCGGGCAAACGGGCCCCGCCGACGACGACCGTCACGCCTCCTCCACGGACACGGTGGACAAATCCGGACCCGGTTCCCCGCTATCCCGGCTCAACTCATCGCTGCAACCATCCGGCTCCACACTGGCCGCCAATCTGCTACCGGAATCGCGGCTCTATCAATCCAACGACAAATCACCGCTCCAGATCTTTGTGCGCGCCAAGAAGAAGATCAACGATATCTACGGCGAGATCGAGGAGTATGTCCATGAGACGACCACCTTCATCAACG CCCTGCACGCGGAGGCGGAGATCGTGGACAAGGCGGAACGGGAGCTGTTCGAGAGCTATGTGTACAAGGTGGCGGCCATTCGCGAGGTACTGCAGCGGGATCACATGAAGGTGGCCTTCTTCGGACGCACCTCAAACGGCAAGAGCTCGGTGATCAATGCCATGTTGCGCGAGAAGATCCTGCCCAGCGGCATTGGGCACACCACGAATTGCTTCTGCCAAGTGGAGGGCAGCAATGGCGGCGAGGCGTATCTCATGACAGAGGGCTCCGAGGAGAAGCTCAATGTGGTG AACATCAAACAACTGGCGAATGCCTTGTGCCAGGAGAAGCTCTGCGAGAGCAGTCTGGTGCGCATCTTTTGGCCGAGGGAACGCTGCAGCCTGCTGCGCGACGATGTCGTCTTTGTGGACTCACCTGGCGTGGATGTGTCGGCCAATTTGGACGACTGGATCGATAACCATTGCCTGAACGCCGATGTGTTTGTGCTGGTCCTGAATGCCGAGTCAACGATGACGCGTGCGGAGAAGCAGTTCTTTCACACCGTCTCCCAGAAGCTGAGCAAGCCGAACATCTTCATCCTGAACAATCGCTGGGATGCGTCGGCCAACGAGCCGGAGTGCCAGGAATCG GAACTGGCTAAG GTCAAGTCTCAGCACACGGAACGCTGCATCGACTTCCtcaccaaggagctgaaggtGAGCAACGAGAAGGAGGCGGCCGAAAGGGTATTCTTCGTTTCCGCCAGGGAAACGCTGCAGGCGCGCATCGAGGAGGCGAAGGGCAATCCGCCGCACATGGGCGCCATTGCCGAGGGCTTTCAGATACGCTACTTCGAGTTCCAGGACTTCGAGCGCAAGTTCGAGGAGTGCATCTCGCAGAGTGCGGTGAAAACCAAGTTCCAGCAGCACAGTTCGCGCGGCAAGAGTGTTTCGGGGGACATGAAATCAATGTTGGACAACATTTACGAGCGGATCACCATATTCCGCAATCTGAAGCAGGACCAGAAGAACCTGCTCACCGAACGCATCCAGGGCACAGAGACGCAGATGATGCAGGTCACGCGCGAAATGAAGATGAAGATCCACAACATGGTGGAGGAGGTGGAAGAGAAGGTGTCGAAGGCGCTAAACGAGGAGATCTGGCGCCTGGGCGTGCTCATTGACGAGTTCAACATGCCCTTCCATCCGGAGCGTCTGGTCCTGAACATCTACAAGAAGGAATTGAATGCCCATGTGGAGAGCGGCCTGGGCAGCAACCTGCGCGCCCGCCTATCCATGGCCCTGGCCATGAACGTCGAGTCCGCCCAGACGGAGATGACCGATCGCATGCACGCCCTGGTGCCCAACGAGCAGCTCCTGGCCACCAGCACCAAGATGGTGGTGCGCACGCAGCCCTTCGAGATGCTCTACTCACTGAATTGCCAGAACCTCTGCGCCGACTTCCAGGAGGATCTGGAGTTCAAGTTCAGCTGGGGCATTACGGCGATGATCCAGCGCTTCACCGGCAAGGTGCGCGAGCGCAGCAAGAAGGGCCAGCCGGCACTGGTCAATCGACAGAGCAGTATTGGA CACAGCGTATCGACGCCGACCACCACGCCCGTGGAAGCCACTCCTGTGTGCCTGCTGCCCGCTCCCGTTGTGGCTGGCATTACGCCCGAGCAGCTGTCGCTGATCTCTCGCTTTGCGGTGTCCTCCATTGGATCGCAGGGCACCGTTGGTGGCCTCGTCGTCGCCGGCATC ATGCTGAAAACCATCGGCTGGCGCGTCCTGGTGGGCGTGGGCGCCCTCTACGGCTGCATCTACCTGTACGAGCGCCTCTCGTGGACAAATTCCGCCAAGGAGCGCACATTCAAGTCGCAGTACGTGCGCCATGCCACCAAGAAGCTCAAGATGATCGTCGACCTCACCTCGGCCAACTGCAGCCACCAAGTGCAGCA GGAATTGTCGAGCACCTTTGCCCGTTTGTGCCGCACCGTTGACACCGCCACCACGGACATGAACGATGAGCTCAAGACGCTGGACTCGCAGCTGAACATCCTGGAGGCGAACCAGAAGCAATTGAAGCTGCTCCGCAACAAGGCCAACTACATACAGAACGAGCTGGACATCTTCGAGCACAACTATATATCGCCGCAGTAG